In Jatrophihabitans endophyticus, one DNA window encodes the following:
- a CDS encoding MarR family winged helix-turn-helix transcriptional regulator produces the protein MARSRTQVAFRLAQLGAVAAEQFGERVAELELSRPQAGLLRLIGRRPGQSQRAVAAQLGTPPSRLVALLDDLERRDLLERRRNPDDRRNHELHLTPAGERTLDRLGVVAADHEAAVTVGLSAAERTRLDELLGRLAAAHGLAEGVHPGYRRPD, from the coding sequence GTGGCACGTTCGCGGACACAGGTGGCCTTCCGGCTCGCGCAACTCGGCGCCGTTGCGGCGGAGCAGTTCGGCGAGCGCGTCGCCGAACTCGAGCTGTCACGACCCCAGGCCGGGCTGCTGCGCCTCATCGGCCGGCGACCGGGCCAGAGCCAGCGCGCGGTCGCCGCCCAACTGGGCACGCCACCCAGCCGGCTCGTCGCGCTGCTCGACGATCTCGAGCGTCGTGACCTGCTCGAGCGCCGCAGGAACCCGGACGACCGTCGCAACCACGAGTTGCACCTCACTCCCGCCGGCGAGCGGACGCTCGACCGCCTCGGTGTGGTCGCGGCAGATCACGAGGCCGCGGTGACGGTCGGGTTGAGCGCGGCGGAGCGCACCCGGCTCGACGAGTTGCTCGGCAGGCTCGCCGCCGCGCACGGGCTCGCCGAGGGCGTCCACCCCGGTTACCGCAGGCCGGACTGA
- a CDS encoding L-ribulose-5-phosphate 4-epimerase, whose product MTATAPAGVVDRVRDDVAALHAELVRYGLVVWTAGNVSARVPGADLFVIKPSGVSYDDLDAAAMVVCDLDGTLVDGTRSPSSDTAAHAYVYRHRPDVGGQVHTHSTYASAWAARGEAIPCVLTAMADEFGGPIPVGPFALIGDDSIGRGVVDTLGGSRSPAVLMRSHGVFTVGATARDAVKAAVMCEDVARTVHIARQLGEPLAIAASDIDRLHDRYQNVYGR is encoded by the coding sequence GTGACCGCCACCGCGCCCGCCGGGGTCGTCGATCGCGTGCGCGACGACGTCGCGGCGCTGCACGCGGAGCTCGTGCGCTACGGCCTGGTGGTGTGGACGGCGGGCAACGTGTCGGCCCGCGTCCCCGGCGCCGACCTCTTCGTGATCAAACCGTCCGGTGTCTCCTACGACGACCTGGACGCGGCCGCGATGGTGGTGTGCGACCTCGACGGAACCCTCGTCGACGGCACCCGGTCGCCGTCGTCGGACACCGCCGCGCACGCCTACGTCTACCGGCACCGGCCGGACGTCGGCGGGCAGGTGCACACGCACTCCACGTACGCCTCGGCGTGGGCCGCCCGCGGCGAGGCCATCCCCTGCGTCCTGACGGCCATGGCCGACGAGTTCGGCGGTCCGATCCCGGTCGGCCCGTTCGCCCTGATCGGCGACGACAGCATCGGGCGTGGCGTGGTCGACACGCTGGGCGGTTCCCGCTCCCCCGCCGTGCTCATGCGCAGCCACGGCGTCTTCACCGTCGGCGCCACCGCGCGCGATGCGGTCAAGGCCGCCGTGATGTGCGAGGACGTCGCCCGCACCGTCCACATCGCCCGCCAGCTCGGCGAACCGCTCGCCATCGCCGCGTCCGACATCGACCGGCTCCACGACCGCTACCAGAACGTCTACGGCCGCTGA
- a CDS encoding DEAD/DEAH box helicase: MARAGQRQAGARRTGTSTQRQVAEPKDVISMLARAVREVEAAAERRRVTPAVRAKFHAIALIVRDEHARIRAAQPAGSARESKDQKRLDGIVAILARTAVRDAGLYGLLGENAVVSDATRSLRRELLAQVGIETAPEELAPPEADTPTIDTSRRVVPQSVLSRQLANPFLAPDYSAARQRSAAPRRLSGWELLTPLLTSFERAADGAAACMPLPAPDHPRVRGNRTLMPHQEQLVAAAADGHRTFLLADEPGLGKTAQALLAAEAANAYPLLVVVPSVVKTNWAREAGMWTPHHPTTVVHGNGERVDGFADIVVVNYEVLDRHVGWFGQFGFRGMVVDEAHFIKNKSSQRSRHVLELSERIRARTVRPLLMALTGTPLINDIDDFRAIWQFLGWIDETEPRAELMDALEETGLTPADPGFHAAARRCVIDLGIVRRRKVDVAADIPARRTADMLVELDDTVGRSIRAAERDLARRMVARYDTALANRRETVSAAGGVDGDGIDVDLVRKVASWEQKDAKNATGGENVFAMMRRIGQAKAGLAADYAAQVARSAGKVVFFAKHVDVMDAAEENFTRQGLRFSSIRGDQTPRVRQRNIDAFTSDPDVAVAVCSLTAAGVGLNLQVASNIVLAELSWTDAEQTQAIDRSHRIGQTEPVTAWRIIAAQTVDSRIAGLIDSKAGLAARALDGSDDEVWSSADVQHETLVALLTDALRDRHVTMEG, encoded by the coding sequence GTGGCCCGAGCAGGCCAGCGCCAGGCGGGCGCTCGCCGTACCGGTACGTCGACGCAGCGGCAGGTCGCCGAACCGAAGGACGTCATCTCGATGCTCGCCCGCGCCGTGCGGGAGGTGGAGGCAGCGGCCGAGCGCCGCCGCGTCACCCCCGCAGTGCGCGCGAAGTTCCACGCCATCGCGCTGATCGTGCGCGACGAGCACGCCCGGATCCGCGCGGCACAACCCGCCGGGTCCGCGCGCGAGTCGAAGGACCAGAAGCGCCTGGACGGCATCGTGGCCATCCTCGCCCGGACCGCCGTCCGCGACGCGGGACTGTACGGACTGCTCGGCGAGAACGCCGTCGTGTCCGACGCCACCCGATCGCTGCGACGCGAGCTCCTGGCGCAGGTCGGCATCGAGACGGCTCCGGAGGAGCTCGCGCCGCCCGAGGCGGACACCCCGACCATCGACACCTCGCGCCGCGTCGTGCCGCAGTCGGTGCTGTCGCGGCAGCTGGCCAACCCGTTCCTCGCGCCCGACTACTCCGCCGCACGGCAGCGGTCGGCGGCGCCGCGCCGACTCTCCGGCTGGGAGCTGCTCACTCCCCTGCTGACCTCGTTCGAGCGCGCGGCGGACGGCGCGGCCGCGTGCATGCCGCTGCCCGCCCCCGACCACCCGCGGGTGCGGGGGAACCGCACGCTGATGCCGCACCAGGAGCAGCTCGTCGCCGCGGCGGCGGACGGTCACCGCACGTTCCTGCTCGCCGACGAGCCCGGCCTGGGCAAGACCGCTCAGGCGCTGCTCGCCGCGGAGGCGGCGAACGCCTACCCGTTGCTGGTCGTGGTCCCGAGCGTCGTCAAGACCAACTGGGCCCGCGAGGCCGGCATGTGGACGCCGCACCACCCCACCACCGTCGTCCACGGCAACGGCGAGCGGGTCGACGGCTTCGCCGACATCGTGGTCGTCAACTACGAGGTGCTCGACCGGCACGTGGGGTGGTTCGGGCAGTTCGGGTTCCGCGGCATGGTCGTCGACGAGGCCCACTTCATCAAGAACAAGAGCTCGCAGCGCTCCCGGCACGTGCTGGAGCTGTCCGAGCGCATCCGGGCCCGCACCGTGCGGCCGCTGCTGATGGCCCTGACCGGTACGCCGCTCATCAACGACATCGACGACTTCCGCGCCATCTGGCAGTTCCTCGGCTGGATCGACGAGACCGAGCCGCGGGCCGAGCTGATGGACGCCCTCGAGGAGACCGGCCTGACCCCGGCGGACCCGGGGTTCCACGCGGCCGCCCGCCGGTGCGTCATCGACCTGGGCATCGTCCGTCGCCGCAAGGTGGACGTGGCCGCCGACATCCCCGCCCGCCGCACCGCCGACATGCTCGTCGAGCTCGACGACACGGTGGGTCGGTCGATCCGCGCGGCCGAGCGCGATCTCGCGCGGCGCATGGTCGCCCGCTACGACACCGCGCTCGCGAACCGCCGCGAGACGGTCTCGGCCGCCGGCGGTGTCGACGGCGACGGGATCGACGTGGACCTCGTGCGCAAGGTCGCGTCGTGGGAGCAGAAGGACGCGAAGAACGCGACGGGTGGCGAGAACGTCTTCGCCATGATGCGGCGGATCGGGCAGGCGAAGGCCGGCCTGGCCGCCGACTACGCGGCGCAGGTGGCGCGCAGCGCGGGCAAGGTCGTCTTCTTCGCCAAGCACGTCGACGTCATGGACGCCGCGGAGGAGAACTTCACCCGGCAGGGCCTGCGGTTCTCCTCGATCCGCGGGGACCAGACGCCCCGGGTGCGGCAGCGCAACATCGACGCGTTCACCAGCGACCCCGACGTCGCCGTCGCCGTCTGCTCGCTGACGGCGGCCGGCGTCGGACTCAACCTGCAGGTCGCGTCCAACATCGTGCTGGCCGAGCTGTCCTGGACCGACGCGGAGCAGACGCAGGCCATCGACCGCAGCCACCGCATCGGACAGACCGAGCCCGTCACCGCATGGCGCATCATCGCGGCGCAGACGGTCGACAGCAGGATCGCCGGTCTGATCGACAGCAAGGCCGGCCTGGCGGCGCGCGCGCTGGACGGCTCCGACGACGAGGTGTGGTCGTCGGCCGACGTGCAGCACGAGACCCTCGTCGCCCTGCTGACCGACGCGTTGCGCGATCGCCACGTCACCATGGAGGGATGA
- a CDS encoding sugar ABC transporter ATP-binding protein gives MTSAETPALSVRALSKSFAGVHALRDVSLDLMPGSVHALVGENGAGKSTLIKLATGVYVPESGSVSLAGEPVEFSSPRAAQQAGIATIYQEVHLAPQLSVARNFFLGRELSRAGMLDLRRMNRESAAQLDRLGVAVDVRRPLGELGLGIQQMVAIARAVSTSAKVVIMDEPTSSLEPREVEKLLAVVQLLSADGVAVVYVSHKLDEVFRACDTITVLRDGRLIWTGATAQTSRRQLISRMLGRDAADLDDGKLTGLADRAPVADAPPVLEAANLRRRLVLDDVSLAVRPGEVVGLAGLLGSGRSETARALFGALPLDSGTVSIAGRPTRRQTPASRLRRGVAFLPEDRKADGIIPDLSIRDNIGLAALPQLTRAGFVNRSKLDEIVDVYIRRLRIKAASPRQKVSELSGGNQQKVLLARLLCLNPKVLLLDEPTRGIDVGAKAEVQGLVAELAEKGLAVVLVSSELEEVVEGSDTVVVLRDGSQLASLFGEDITEDRIMDTIAGAAADDAPSLTSSVAEGCR, from the coding sequence ATGACATCGGCCGAGACCCCGGCGCTGTCGGTAAGGGCGCTGAGCAAGAGCTTCGCCGGCGTCCACGCGCTGCGTGATGTGTCGCTGGACCTCATGCCCGGTTCCGTCCACGCGCTCGTCGGCGAGAACGGTGCCGGCAAGTCCACCCTGATCAAGCTGGCCACCGGCGTATACGTGCCGGAATCGGGATCGGTGAGCCTGGCCGGCGAGCCAGTGGAGTTCTCATCGCCGCGGGCCGCGCAACAGGCCGGCATCGCGACCATCTACCAGGAGGTCCACCTCGCCCCGCAGCTGTCCGTGGCCCGCAACTTCTTCCTGGGCCGGGAGCTGAGCCGCGCCGGCATGCTCGACCTGCGTCGCATGAACCGCGAGTCGGCCGCGCAGCTCGACCGGCTCGGCGTCGCCGTCGACGTGCGCCGTCCCCTCGGCGAACTCGGTCTTGGCATCCAGCAGATGGTGGCGATCGCGCGGGCGGTCTCGACGTCGGCCAAGGTCGTCATCATGGACGAGCCGACGTCCTCGCTGGAACCGCGGGAGGTCGAGAAGCTGCTCGCGGTGGTGCAGCTGCTCAGCGCCGACGGCGTCGCGGTCGTGTACGTGTCGCACAAGCTGGACGAGGTGTTCCGCGCGTGCGACACCATCACCGTCCTGCGTGACGGCAGGCTCATCTGGACCGGCGCCACTGCGCAGACCAGCAGACGGCAGCTCATCTCGCGCATGCTCGGCCGCGACGCCGCCGATCTCGACGACGGCAAGCTGACCGGACTCGCCGACCGGGCCCCCGTTGCCGACGCGCCGCCGGTGCTCGAGGCAGCCAACCTGCGGCGCAGGCTGGTGCTCGACGACGTGTCGTTGGCGGTGCGGCCGGGCGAGGTCGTGGGGCTCGCCGGCCTGCTCGGCTCCGGTCGTTCCGAGACCGCCCGTGCCCTCTTCGGCGCGCTGCCGCTGGATTCCGGCACGGTGAGCATCGCGGGGCGGCCCACGCGACGGCAGACACCTGCCTCGCGATTGCGTCGTGGGGTCGCCTTCCTGCCCGAGGACCGCAAGGCGGACGGCATCATCCCCGACCTCTCCATCCGCGACAACATCGGTCTCGCGGCGCTGCCGCAACTGACCAGGGCCGGTTTCGTCAACCGGTCGAAGCTGGACGAGATCGTGGACGTCTACATCCGGCGGCTGCGGATCAAGGCCGCGAGCCCGAGGCAGAAGGTGTCGGAGCTGTCCGGCGGTAATCAGCAGAAGGTGCTGCTCGCCCGCCTGCTGTGCCTGAACCCCAAGGTGCTGCTGCTGGACGAGCCGACCCGCGGCATCGACGTCGGCGCGAAGGCCGAGGTCCAGGGCCTGGTGGCCGAGTTGGCCGAGAAGGGGCTGGCCGTCGTGCTCGTCAGCTCCGAACTCGAAGAGGTCGTCGAGGGCTCGGACACCGTGGTCGTGCTCCGAGACGGCAGCCAGCTCGCATCGCTGTTCGGCGAGGACATCACGGAGGACCGGATCATGGACACCATCGCGGGGGCCGCGGCGGACGACGCACCCAGCCTCACCAGCTCGGTCGCGGAGGGTTGTCGATGA
- the araA gene encoding L-arabinose isomerase, whose product MTITAGSPQLWFLTGSQGLYGDDVLDQVASQSQRVAADLDDAPAVPLPVVWQPVLTHDTDIRAMMAAANTDPHCVGVIAWMHTFSPAKMWITGLGELRKPLLHLHTQANRSLPWPTIDMDFMNLNQAAHGDREFGYVQTRLHVPRVTVAGHATDDRTRTEVGRWARVAAGIAELRSLRLARFGDNMRDVAVTEGDKVEAQRKFGVSVNTYSVNDLVERVDAVEAADIDKLVVEYADVYDVAVELRPGGERHESLRYAARIEAGLRGFLEAGGFRAFTTNFEDLGGLRQLPGLAVQRLMGDGYGFGGEGDWKTSVLLRTLKAMADGLPGGTSFMEDYTYHLGPGPQRILGAHMLEVCPSIAAGRPSVEIHPLGIGNREDPVRMRFTAAPGPGVVVGMCDLGERFRLVGNAVTVVPPDAELASLPVAAAVWEPAPDLATSAECWLTAGGPHHTVLSTQLDAAAIDQFAELTGVELAMIDDRTEPRRFRQELRWNAAYHRLAAAL is encoded by the coding sequence ATGACCATCACCGCAGGATCACCGCAGCTGTGGTTCCTGACCGGCAGCCAGGGGCTGTACGGCGACGACGTCCTCGACCAGGTCGCCTCGCAGTCGCAGCGCGTCGCCGCCGACCTCGACGACGCCCCCGCGGTGCCGCTCCCCGTCGTCTGGCAGCCGGTGCTCACCCACGACACGGACATCCGGGCGATGATGGCGGCGGCCAACACCGATCCGCACTGCGTGGGCGTCATCGCCTGGATGCACACCTTCTCGCCGGCGAAGATGTGGATCACCGGTCTCGGCGAGCTGCGCAAACCGCTGCTGCACCTGCACACGCAGGCGAACCGGTCGCTGCCCTGGCCGACCATCGACATGGACTTCATGAACCTCAACCAGGCCGCGCACGGCGACCGCGAGTTCGGCTACGTCCAGACGCGGTTGCACGTCCCGCGCGTGACGGTGGCCGGGCACGCAACCGACGATCGCACCCGCACCGAGGTCGGCCGGTGGGCGCGCGTCGCCGCGGGTATCGCGGAGCTGCGGTCGCTGCGACTGGCGCGCTTCGGCGACAACATGCGCGACGTCGCCGTGACCGAGGGCGACAAGGTCGAGGCACAGCGAAAGTTCGGCGTGTCGGTGAACACCTACTCGGTCAACGATCTGGTCGAACGCGTCGACGCCGTCGAGGCCGCCGACATCGACAAGCTGGTCGTGGAATACGCCGACGTGTACGACGTCGCCGTCGAGCTCCGGCCGGGAGGCGAGCGGCACGAGTCGCTGCGCTACGCCGCCCGCATCGAGGCCGGCCTGCGCGGCTTCCTGGAGGCCGGCGGTTTCCGTGCCTTCACCACCAACTTCGAGGACCTCGGTGGTTTGCGCCAGCTGCCCGGCCTGGCCGTGCAACGCCTGATGGGCGACGGGTACGGCTTCGGGGGCGAGGGCGACTGGAAGACCTCGGTGCTGCTGCGCACGCTCAAGGCCATGGCCGACGGCTTGCCGGGCGGCACCTCGTTCATGGAGGACTACACGTATCACCTCGGGCCGGGGCCACAGCGCATCCTGGGCGCGCACATGCTCGAGGTCTGCCCCAGCATCGCCGCGGGACGTCCGAGTGTCGAGATCCACCCGCTCGGCATCGGCAACCGGGAGGACCCGGTCCGGATGCGGTTCACCGCGGCGCCGGGACCGGGCGTGGTCGTGGGCATGTGCGACCTCGGTGAGCGGTTCCGCCTCGTCGGAAACGCCGTGACGGTCGTGCCGCCCGACGCCGAGCTGGCGTCGTTGCCGGTCGCCGCCGCGGTGTGGGAACCGGCTCCCGACCTCGCCACGTCGGCCGAGTGCTGGCTGACCGCCGGCGGGCCGCATCACACGGTGTTGAGCACGCAGCTCGACGCCGCCGCGATCGACCAATTCGCAGAGCTGACCGGGGTGGAGCTGGCGATGATCGACGACCGCACCGAGCCGCGTCGCTTCCGGCAGGAGCTGCGATGGAACGCTGCGTACCACCGGCTGGCGGCCGCCCTCTGA
- a CDS encoding MarR family winged helix-turn-helix transcriptional regulator, with product MTSGRSVVLAVQRAAHLSVQRLQTDLVDLDLGPSEINVLANLSDGVGRTVSQLGAAAGTKPTTLTSVLDRLERRGLLTRLARAEDRRSVLVELTPAGVESAAEVMRAVARLDRRLLAGVPRTTADAVRTTLDSLGRDPR from the coding sequence GTGACCAGCGGACGATCCGTCGTGTTGGCGGTGCAGCGAGCGGCCCACCTCTCGGTGCAGCGCCTGCAGACCGACCTCGTCGACCTCGACCTCGGCCCGTCCGAGATCAACGTGCTGGCCAATCTTTCCGACGGGGTGGGTCGCACGGTCTCACAACTCGGCGCCGCCGCCGGAACCAAACCGACCACGCTGACCAGCGTGCTCGACCGGTTGGAGCGTCGCGGTCTGCTCACCCGGCTCGCCCGCGCCGAGGACCGGCGCTCGGTGCTGGTCGAGCTGACCCCGGCCGGGGTCGAGAGCGCGGCCGAGGTCATGCGCGCGGTCGCCCGGTTGGACCGCCGGCTGCTGGCCGGCGTGCCCCGCACCACGGCCGACGCCGTCCGCACCACGCTCGACTCGCTCGGAAGGGACCCGCGATGA
- a CDS encoding LLM class flavin-dependent oxidoreductase, producing MTGRDPRPFRFGVTASRTGDLAEWTRTARRVESLGYARLLLPDVAAGPAPLPALAAAAAATESLRVGSWVLCEPLRPRGLLAWDVRTLHELLGERFELGLGAGRPGAERDAALLGVDYDDPAGRVARLTVTLRRLRDELPGLRLLVAASGTRMLRLAGRQADTVALGWHPDTDLESAARLVAVVARAARDRDDPPALAAGLLAVGDVGTPWSARLGTTPAALAAHGAVTVVTGTAREMADSLRRRRDALGVAHWTIPAEAVDAFAPVVDLLRGS from the coding sequence GTGACGGGCCGCGACCCACGCCCGTTCCGGTTCGGCGTCACCGCATCGCGCACCGGCGACCTCGCCGAGTGGACGCGGACGGCGCGCCGTGTCGAGTCGCTCGGTTACGCGAGGCTGCTGCTGCCCGACGTCGCGGCCGGCCCCGCGCCGCTGCCGGCTCTCGCCGCCGCCGCGGCCGCGACCGAGTCGCTGCGCGTCGGGTCGTGGGTGCTGTGCGAGCCGCTGCGTCCGCGGGGATTGCTCGCATGGGACGTCCGCACGCTGCACGAGCTGCTCGGCGAGCGCTTCGAGCTCGGTCTCGGCGCCGGTCGGCCCGGGGCCGAACGTGATGCCGCCCTGCTCGGTGTGGACTACGACGACCCCGCCGGACGCGTGGCACGGTTGACGGTGACCCTGCGTCGCCTCCGCGACGAGCTGCCGGGACTGCGTCTGCTGGTAGCTGCGTCGGGAACACGAATGCTGCGCCTGGCCGGTCGGCAGGCCGACACCGTCGCGCTGGGCTGGCACCCCGACACCGACCTCGAGTCCGCCGCGAGGCTGGTCGCCGTCGTCGCCCGCGCGGCGCGAGATCGCGACGATCCGCCCGCACTCGCTGCCGGCCTGCTCGCCGTCGGTGACGTGGGGACGCCGTGGTCGGCCCGACTCGGCACGACCCCCGCCGCGCTCGCGGCCCACGGCGCCGTCACGGTCGTCACCGGCACGGCCCGCGAGATGGCCGACTCGCTCCGGCGCCGCCGCGACGCGCTCGGCGTCGCCCACTGGACGATCCCGGCCGAGGCCGTCGACGCGTTCGCCCCGGTGGTCGACCTGCTGCGCGGATCCTGA
- the araB gene encoding ribulokinase, whose product MAARHGALTVGIDFGTLSGRAVVVRVADGVELGTAVHAYRHGVLTERLPTDDRRLPPDWALQVPRDYVEVLQHAVPSALAAAGVEAADVVGVATDFTACTMLPVTGDGTPLCELADFVDRPHAYVKLWKHHAAQPHADRINSLAAKRNESWLPRYGGLISSEWEFAKALQLFDEDREVYDAMRYWVEAADWIVWQLCGNYVRNACTAGYKGIRQDGAYPSRSYLAELDPDFADFVTAKLERPIGGLGDIAGRLTSEAAAWTGLPEGIAVAVGNVDAHVTAPAAQAVEAGQLVAIMGTSTCHVMSSDVVREVPGMCGVVADGIVPGLWGYEAGQSGVGDIFAWFVDTCVPPDYVARAEAEGRSVHDLLAELAAAQPVGAHGLLALDWHSGNRSPLVDHELSGLLLGQTLATRPEDTYRALVESTAYGARSIVTAFRAAGVPVTEFVATGGLAASDFVMQIYADVLRMPLSVLDSGQGPALGSAIFAAVAAGQYEDIAAAAVAMGRRRTRAWEPDDAAADRYDVLYAEYTALVDHFGRTDDGVMHRLRRLRRDAWAAADGAAS is encoded by the coding sequence ATGGCTGCTCGACACGGCGCCCTCACCGTGGGGATCGACTTCGGCACGCTGTCCGGACGTGCCGTGGTGGTGCGGGTCGCGGACGGCGTGGAGCTCGGCACGGCGGTCCACGCCTACCGGCACGGCGTGCTCACCGAACGACTGCCCACCGATGACCGGCGGTTGCCCCCGGACTGGGCGCTGCAGGTACCGCGCGACTACGTCGAGGTGCTGCAGCACGCGGTGCCCTCGGCACTGGCCGCGGCCGGGGTCGAGGCCGCCGACGTGGTCGGGGTCGCCACGGACTTCACCGCGTGCACGATGCTGCCCGTGACCGGCGACGGCACGCCGCTGTGCGAGCTCGCGGACTTCGTGGACCGGCCGCACGCCTACGTGAAGTTGTGGAAGCACCACGCGGCGCAACCCCACGCCGACCGCATCAACTCGTTGGCCGCGAAACGGAACGAGTCGTGGCTGCCGCGCTACGGCGGGCTCATCAGCTCCGAGTGGGAGTTCGCGAAGGCGCTGCAACTCTTCGACGAGGACCGCGAGGTCTACGACGCCATGCGGTACTGGGTCGAGGCGGCCGACTGGATCGTGTGGCAGTTGTGCGGCAACTACGTGCGCAATGCCTGTACCGCGGGCTACAAGGGCATTCGGCAGGACGGTGCCTACCCGTCGCGCAGCTACCTCGCAGAGCTGGATCCCGACTTCGCCGACTTCGTGACGGCCAAGCTCGAACGCCCGATCGGCGGGCTCGGCGATATCGCCGGCCGGTTGACGTCGGAAGCCGCCGCGTGGACGGGGCTGCCCGAGGGCATCGCCGTGGCCGTCGGCAACGTCGACGCGCACGTGACGGCACCGGCCGCGCAGGCCGTCGAGGCGGGCCAGCTCGTCGCGATCATGGGAACGTCCACCTGTCACGTCATGAGCTCCGACGTGGTGCGCGAGGTACCGGGCATGTGCGGCGTCGTGGCCGACGGCATCGTGCCCGGACTCTGGGGCTACGAGGCCGGGCAGAGCGGCGTCGGTGACATCTTCGCGTGGTTCGTCGACACCTGCGTGCCGCCGGACTACGTCGCCCGCGCCGAGGCCGAGGGACGCAGCGTGCACGATCTGCTCGCCGAGCTGGCGGCGGCGCAACCCGTCGGCGCGCACGGCCTGCTCGCGCTGGACTGGCACTCGGGCAATCGCTCGCCGCTCGTCGACCACGAGCTCTCCGGGCTCCTGCTGGGCCAGACCTTGGCGACCCGACCGGAGGACACGTACCGCGCGCTGGTCGAGTCGACCGCCTACGGCGCACGCTCGATCGTCACGGCGTTCCGCGCCGCCGGCGTGCCCGTCACCGAGTTCGTCGCCACCGGCGGGCTGGCAGCCAGCGACTTCGTCATGCAGATCTACGCCGACGTGCTCCGGATGCCGCTGTCGGTCCTGGACTCCGGCCAGGGTCCGGCCCTCGGCTCGGCGATCTTCGCCGCCGTCGCGGCCGGGCAGTACGAGGACATCGCCGCCGCCGCGGTGGCGATGGGTCGTCGCCGGACACGGGCGTGGGAGCCGGACGACGCGGCCGCGGACCGCTACGACGTGCTGTACGCGGAATACACCGCGCTCGTCGATCACTTCGGCCGCACCGACGACGGCGTCATGCACCGCCTGCGTCGACTGCGCCGGGACGCGTGGGCGGCGGCCGACGGAGCCGCGTCGTGA
- a CDS encoding substrate-binding domain-containing protein, which yields MTGCTTGDTGDSGSSAGGSKSPSGSTAAQQSLGAEQNGVPAAIVAAGGTALLTNAKPTGVSAQYGPICKASTLGIGKIDFTKDTIGWAQSEKEANPFRIASTKSQIATARKNGWKLITTNAQSNVQQENSDIKGMIDKGAKAIIFSPINSTGLGDAISYAKSKKVAMIPVDRNITGVKGCQSVGPQLGSDFVEQGRRAADAMIKATGGKANLAILLGASGVNVTDDRTAGFLDQLKKKNATGIKVVFQQTADFTREKGQSVTETLLRAHPEVNAIYAENDEMGLGALAALEDAGKAGTDKVHIVSIDGTKGAVQAIVDGNFDAVIESNPAFGPAAQAALEAYVNGDGAPAVTITTDNQYDSSNAKQALSAGTAY from the coding sequence GTGACCGGCTGTACCACCGGCGACACCGGCGATTCGGGCAGCAGCGCCGGCGGCAGCAAGAGCCCGTCGGGTTCCACTGCGGCGCAGCAGTCCCTCGGTGCGGAGCAGAACGGGGTGCCGGCCGCGATCGTCGCGGCGGGTGGCACCGCGCTGTTGACGAACGCCAAGCCGACCGGCGTCTCGGCGCAGTACGGCCCGATCTGCAAGGCGTCGACGCTCGGCATCGGCAAGATCGATTTCACGAAGGACACCATCGGCTGGGCCCAGTCGGAGAAGGAGGCCAACCCGTTCCGCATCGCCTCGACGAAGTCGCAGATCGCCACGGCGAGGAAGAACGGCTGGAAGCTCATCACGACCAACGCCCAGTCGAACGTCCAGCAGGAGAACAGCGACATCAAGGGCATGATCGACAAGGGCGCGAAGGCCATCATCTTCTCGCCCATCAACTCCACCGGCCTGGGCGACGCCATCTCGTACGCCAAGTCCAAGAAGGTCGCCATGATCCCGGTCGACCGCAACATCACCGGCGTCAAGGGCTGCCAGAGTGTCGGCCCGCAGCTGGGATCGGACTTCGTCGAGCAAGGACGCCGCGCGGCCGACGCCATGATCAAGGCGACCGGCGGCAAGGCCAACCTCGCCATCCTGCTCGGCGCCTCGGGCGTCAACGTGACCGACGACCGCACGGCCGGCTTCCTCGACCAGCTCAAGAAGAAGAACGCCACCGGTATCAAGGTGGTCTTCCAGCAGACGGCCGACTTCACGCGGGAGAAGGGACAGAGCGTCACCGAGACGCTGCTGCGTGCCCACCCCGAGGTGAACGCCATCTACGCCGAGAACGACGAGATGGGGCTCGGCGCGCTCGCGGCGTTGGAGGATGCCGGCAAGGCGGGCACGGACAAGGTGCACATCGTCTCGATCGACGGCACCAAGGGTGCGGTGCAGGCGATCGTGGACGGCAACTTCGATGCGGTCATCGAGTCGAACCCGGCCTTCGGCCCGGCCGCGCAAGCCGCGCTCGAGGCGTACGTCAACGGTGACGGGGCCCCGGCGGTCACCATCACGACCGACAACCAGTACGACAGCAGCAACGCCAAGCAGGCGCTGTCGGCCGGCACCGCCTACTGA